The following proteins are encoded in a genomic region of Variovorax paradoxus:
- a CDS encoding non-ribosomal peptide synthetase yields MDIAATHDQIGKRFSKLTPAQRRAVYQKIRTEGLTIGQFPILVRDEAARPACAPSYAQMRQWFLWQLEPGSSAYHITGALRLQGALDRDALQASFDALVERHESLRTVFRANAEGLVEQVVQQRAGLDIPLVDLGALAGAASDARAQEEARRIAETPFDLTADPLLRVALIRLDEQAHLLVVVMHHIVSDGWSLKILVDEFVAHYRARTNGQPSRLQPLPIQYADYAVWQRHWLEAGEKERQLDYWKAHLGTEHPVLQLPTDHPRRADGRYRAARHDIVLLQKLTDALHKRAQAQGATLFMVLLTGLQVLLHRYTAQQDIRVGVPVANRHRVEAEKVIGFFVNTQVLRNVLTSRTSLLQALEATRDAALGAQSHQDLPFEQLVEALQPERSLGTAPLFQVMFNHQRRDLRALENLPGLSLQDHELGGQAAQFELTLSVLEDAQGHVQASFHYAQELFDAGTIAHMAGHYLAVLTALAESPTQAVGDIDLLAPAEKDRLALWGVNAPAGQRCEPVHRLMERQARERPEATALLFGDESLSYGELDRRANRLAHRLIALGVKPDTRVGIAVERSFDVVIGLLGILKAGGAYVPLDPEYPADRLAYMVADSGIDLLVTQSHVKARIPCGEHVRVLQLDTLDLATEPDRSPDVAVHAGNLAYIIYTSGSTGMPKGVMVSHGPFAAHCVETAVLYEMGSQSCELHFLSFSFDGAHERLFTALCCGASLLLRDATLWTAEQTLDAMQRHRVTNAGFPPAYLRQLADWARDTGRCPPVQLYSFGGEAMSREGFDAVRRHLKPELLINGYGPTEAVVTPMLWKVDGAASFEEGYAPIGRPVGDRSARVLDADLNLVPRHVAGELYLGGEGLARGYLHRAALTAERFVADPFDANGGRLYRTGDWVRWRDDGQLEYLGRIDHQVKVRGFRVELGEIEAQLLAQPEVREAVVIARQGPAGARLAAYVSLKADRSVDVAALKERLARALPDYMVPSAIVVIDALPLSPSGKVDRQALPEPELLQDEKAYAAPQGEAEQAIANVWTGVLALERVGRNDNFFELGGDSILSLQIVARLRLAGWKVSPKQIFERQTVAQLAGAAEPVGDAKRPAAGDAQGEAPLLPFQHAFFEMQMPVRNHWNQAVLLKCREPLQLAAFRQALRAVAQHHDSLGLRYSQDADGAWHQHYTAMPESELAELLWVRKARDAAQLEALCDEAQRSLDLAHGPLLRALLVDLPGGESRLLLAIHHMVVDGVSWRILLEDLQDAYRQSLAGEAIVLPAKSSSYKEWTTALQGYARSHAEGIGHWAALADVPAALPCAHPEGSNTVADQKTVELRLDKATTQALLKDAPAAYRTQANDLLLTALGRSLCAWAGHGQLLVDLEGHGREDLFEHIDLSRTVGWFTTLFPVALDPLGEPGEAIKRVKESLRRIPDKGLGHGVLKHLGNPAQQQALRALPQAQVVFNYLGQFDAGADERAQWVLAHEPSGAPVDAGAPLTHEFAVNGQVHDGVLALRVSYSQARHDRAAVEGWVERFQQELEALVAHCTSGAQGVTPSDFPLARIGSQQLDALPVPAANLADLYPLSPMQAGMLFHSLYAPGGSAYVNQLRVDIDGLDVARFRAAWRAVLERHEVLRTGFLVGEPALQWVARQTELPMAEHDWRDRADVADALDDLAQAQLAQGFDLAQPPLMRLVLVHAQDGKHHFIWTLHHLLLDGWSTSQLMGEMLRHYAGESLASPSGRYADYIAWLQQRDGAADERYWRKQLGRVEGPTWLANTLPKPRDAQAGHGMHRFEIGAQRTRALMEAAKRERVTLNTLVQAAWALLLARHTRQRTVSFGATVAGRPVELPGAQQMLGLFINTLPVIATLQPAQSVGDWLRELQAQNLGAQEHEHTPLYEIQRWAGQGGQDLFDSIVVFENYPLDQALKQGAPDRLRFGEVWNREETNYPMTLSVNQGETLVLSYSHTRSQFGKALVQTLARRMETLLEALAHAPGARVGDIGLRDECDSPQPEPAKNVHDGGTGQPVHRWFERQAALHPDATAVVFGDESLSYAELDARANRLAHRLIGLGVAPEVKVGIAVERSIEMVVGLLAILKAGGAYVPLDPEYPVERLAYMIADSGIRLLLTQSHVAPKLPLHGDMHVLALDTADLAVEPAHAPEVAVHAEHLAYVIYTSGSTGRPKGAQLNHRNVTRLLDSTQPWFGFGPQDVWTNFHSCAFDFSVWEIFGALCTGGKLVVVPFWVSRSPDDFVALLRAQQVTVLNQTPSAFRQLIHGAALAAGERLPLRCVIFGGEALEPESLRPWIDRFGDRQPQLVNMYGITETTVHVTYRPIVRADLDEQSSPVGACIPDLGLWVLDSDLNPLPAGVAGELHVSGAGLARGYLNRAGLSAERFVAAPFGPAGGRLYRTGDLVRWRDDGELDYLGRIDHQVKIRGFRIELGEIEAQLLAQPEVRQAVVLAKEGAGGTRLVAYVSARTGQTADAVALRERLLRKLPDYMVPAALMVLDAVPLNSNGKVDRKALPDPELASGSAYAPPMGEVESALAAIWTEVLEVDRVGRNDNFFELGGHSLSLLAVQTKVQKQFAVQLPLKRYFENPTLAAMADVVQEEVGTAAAGGSDDLAQMAALLDLMED; encoded by the coding sequence ATGGACATCGCGGCCACCCATGACCAGATCGGCAAGCGCTTCTCCAAGCTGACCCCGGCGCAACGCCGCGCGGTGTACCAGAAGATCCGCACCGAGGGGCTGACCATCGGGCAGTTCCCGATCCTTGTGCGCGACGAGGCGGCGCGCCCCGCCTGCGCGCCCTCGTATGCCCAGATGCGCCAGTGGTTCCTCTGGCAGCTGGAGCCGGGCAGCTCGGCCTATCACATCACGGGTGCGCTCCGGCTTCAGGGCGCGCTGGACAGGGATGCGCTGCAGGCGAGCTTCGACGCCTTGGTCGAGCGCCACGAATCGCTGCGCACGGTGTTCCGCGCAAATGCCGAGGGCCTGGTCGAGCAGGTGGTGCAGCAGCGGGCGGGGCTGGACATTCCGCTCGTCGACCTCGGCGCGCTCGCGGGCGCGGCAAGCGACGCACGAGCCCAGGAAGAAGCCCGGCGCATCGCCGAAACACCTTTCGACCTGACGGCCGATCCGCTCCTGCGGGTCGCGCTGATCCGCCTGGATGAACAGGCGCACCTGCTCGTCGTCGTGATGCATCACATCGTGTCCGACGGCTGGTCGCTGAAAATTCTCGTGGACGAATTCGTGGCGCATTACCGCGCGCGGACCAACGGGCAGCCGTCTCGGTTGCAACCTTTGCCGATCCAGTACGCCGACTACGCCGTCTGGCAGCGGCACTGGCTGGAAGCCGGCGAGAAAGAGCGGCAACTCGACTACTGGAAAGCGCATCTCGGCACCGAGCATCCGGTGCTGCAGTTGCCGACAGACCACCCGCGCCGCGCGGACGGCCGGTACCGTGCGGCCCGCCATGACATTGTCCTGCTGCAGAAGCTGACGGATGCACTGCACAAGCGCGCGCAGGCCCAGGGCGCGACGCTGTTCATGGTGCTGCTCACGGGACTGCAGGTGCTGCTGCACCGTTACACCGCGCAGCAGGACATCCGTGTCGGCGTGCCGGTGGCCAACCGCCATCGCGTGGAAGCTGAAAAGGTCATCGGATTTTTCGTCAACACGCAGGTCCTGCGCAATGTGCTGACCAGCCGCACGAGCCTGCTGCAGGCGCTGGAAGCCACGCGCGATGCGGCGCTGGGGGCGCAGTCGCACCAGGACCTGCCCTTCGAACAGCTGGTGGAGGCCCTGCAGCCCGAGCGCAGCCTGGGTACCGCCCCGTTGTTTCAGGTGATGTTCAACCACCAGCGGCGCGACCTTCGCGCGCTGGAGAACCTGCCCGGCCTGAGCTTGCAGGACCACGAGCTGGGCGGCCAGGCCGCGCAGTTCGAACTCACGCTGAGCGTCCTCGAAGATGCGCAGGGCCATGTACAGGCCAGCTTCCATTATGCGCAGGAGCTGTTCGATGCCGGGACCATCGCGCACATGGCGGGGCACTACCTTGCGGTGCTCACGGCGCTGGCCGAGAGCCCGACGCAGGCGGTGGGCGACATCGACCTGCTCGCGCCCGCCGAGAAAGATCGGCTCGCGCTGTGGGGCGTCAACGCACCGGCCGGACAGCGCTGCGAGCCCGTGCATCGGCTGATGGAGCGGCAGGCCCGCGAGCGCCCCGAGGCCACTGCGCTGCTGTTCGGCGACGAATCGCTGAGCTACGGCGAACTCGATCGCCGCGCCAACCGCCTGGCCCATCGGCTGATCGCGCTCGGCGTGAAGCCGGACACGCGCGTCGGCATCGCGGTGGAACGGTCCTTCGACGTGGTGATCGGCCTGCTCGGCATCCTGAAGGCCGGCGGCGCCTATGTGCCGCTCGACCCGGAGTACCCCGCGGACCGCCTGGCCTATATGGTCGCGGACAGCGGCATCGACCTGCTCGTGACGCAAAGCCATGTGAAGGCGCGCATTCCCTGCGGCGAGCACGTGCGCGTGCTGCAACTCGACACGCTCGACCTGGCCACCGAGCCGGACCGCTCGCCCGACGTCGCGGTGCATGCCGGCAACCTGGCCTACATCATCTATACCTCGGGCTCGACCGGCATGCCCAAGGGCGTGATGGTCTCGCACGGTCCCTTCGCCGCCCATTGCGTGGAAACTGCTGTGCTGTACGAGATGGGGTCGCAATCCTGCGAGCTGCACTTCCTTTCTTTTTCGTTCGACGGCGCGCACGAACGCCTCTTCACGGCGCTGTGCTGCGGTGCCTCGCTGCTGTTGCGCGACGCAACGCTGTGGACCGCCGAGCAGACGCTGGACGCGATGCAGCGCCACCGCGTGACCAATGCCGGCTTTCCGCCGGCCTACCTGCGCCAGCTGGCCGACTGGGCGCGCGACACCGGCCGCTGCCCGCCGGTACAGCTGTATTCCTTCGGCGGCGAAGCGATGTCGCGCGAAGGCTTCGACGCGGTGCGCCGACACCTGAAGCCCGAGCTGCTGATCAACGGCTACGGCCCCACCGAAGCGGTCGTGACGCCGATGCTGTGGAAGGTCGATGGCGCGGCGAGCTTCGAAGAGGGCTACGCACCCATCGGCCGGCCCGTGGGCGACCGAAGTGCGCGCGTGCTCGATGCCGATCTCAACCTCGTGCCGCGCCATGTCGCGGGCGAGCTGTACCTTGGCGGCGAGGGCCTCGCGCGCGGCTACCTGCATCGCGCCGCGCTCACGGCCGAACGTTTCGTGGCCGACCCCTTCGACGCAAACGGCGGGCGGCTGTACCGGACAGGCGACTGGGTGCGGTGGCGCGACGACGGCCAGCTCGAGTACCTGGGCCGCATTGATCATCAAGTGAAGGTTCGAGGCTTCCGCGTCGAGCTCGGCGAAATCGAGGCGCAGCTGCTGGCGCAGCCCGAAGTGCGCGAAGCCGTGGTGATCGCACGCCAGGGACCGGCCGGCGCACGGCTCGCGGCCTATGTGTCGCTGAAGGCGGATCGGTCCGTCGACGTGGCGGCACTGAAGGAACGGCTCGCGCGCGCGCTGCCCGACTACATGGTGCCTTCGGCCATCGTGGTGATCGATGCGCTGCCGCTGAGCCCGAGCGGCAAGGTCGACCGCCAGGCGCTGCCGGAGCCCGAACTGCTGCAGGACGAAAAGGCGTACGCAGCGCCGCAGGGCGAGGCCGAACAGGCCATCGCCAACGTCTGGACCGGCGTGCTTGCCTTGGAACGCGTGGGGCGGAACGACAACTTCTTCGAGCTGGGTGGTGACTCCATCCTGAGCCTGCAGATCGTGGCGCGTCTGCGCCTCGCGGGCTGGAAGGTGAGCCCCAAGCAGATCTTCGAGCGGCAGACCGTGGCCCAGCTTGCGGGCGCGGCCGAACCGGTGGGCGATGCAAAGCGACCGGCTGCCGGCGATGCGCAGGGCGAGGCGCCCTTGCTGCCGTTCCAGCATGCGTTCTTCGAGATGCAGATGCCGGTGCGCAACCACTGGAACCAGGCGGTGCTGCTGAAGTGCCGCGAGCCGCTGCAGCTGGCGGCCTTCCGGCAGGCACTGCGCGCGGTGGCGCAGCACCACGACAGCCTCGGCCTGCGCTACAGCCAGGACGCCGATGGCGCATGGCACCAGCACTACACGGCGATGCCGGAGAGCGAGCTCGCCGAACTGCTGTGGGTGCGCAAGGCCCGCGATGCGGCGCAGCTCGAAGCGCTCTGCGACGAAGCGCAGCGCAGCCTCGACCTTGCGCATGGGCCGTTGCTGCGAGCGCTCCTCGTCGATCTGCCGGGCGGCGAATCGCGGCTGCTGCTCGCCATTCACCACATGGTCGTCGATGGCGTGTCATGGCGCATCCTGCTGGAAGACCTGCAGGACGCCTACCGCCAGAGCCTCGCGGGCGAGGCCATCGTGCTGCCCGCCAAGAGCAGCAGCTACAAGGAGTGGACCACCGCGCTGCAGGGCTACGCCCGGAGCCATGCCGAAGGAATCGGCCACTGGGCGGCCCTGGCGGACGTTCCCGCGGCCCTGCCGTGCGCCCACCCGGAGGGATCGAACACCGTCGCCGACCAGAAGACCGTCGAGCTCCGGCTGGACAAGGCGACGACGCAGGCGCTGCTGAAGGACGCACCCGCGGCCTATCGCACGCAGGCCAACGACTTGCTGCTGACCGCATTGGGCCGCTCGCTGTGCGCATGGGCCGGCCACGGCCAGTTGCTGGTCGATCTCGAGGGGCATGGCCGCGAAGACCTGTTCGAGCACATCGACCTCTCGCGCACCGTCGGCTGGTTCACGACCCTGTTCCCGGTCGCGCTCGATCCGCTGGGCGAACCGGGCGAAGCCATCAAGCGCGTGAAGGAAAGCCTGCGCCGCATTCCCGACAAGGGGCTGGGGCATGGCGTGCTCAAGCACCTCGGCAACCCCGCGCAGCAACAGGCGCTGCGGGCGCTACCCCAGGCGCAGGTGGTCTTCAACTACCTCGGCCAGTTCGATGCCGGCGCCGACGAGCGCGCGCAATGGGTGCTGGCCCACGAACCGAGCGGCGCGCCGGTGGATGCCGGCGCACCGCTGACGCACGAGTTCGCGGTCAACGGCCAGGTCCACGACGGCGTGCTGGCGCTGCGTGTGAGCTACAGCCAGGCGCGCCATGACCGCGCGGCCGTCGAAGGCTGGGTAGAACGGTTCCAGCAGGAGCTCGAAGCGCTGGTGGCGCATTGCACGAGCGGCGCGCAAGGCGTGACGCCGTCGGACTTTCCGCTGGCCCGCATCGGCTCGCAACAGCTCGACGCCTTGCCGGTTCCGGCGGCGAATCTGGCGGACCTGTACCCGCTCTCGCCGATGCAGGCGGGCATGCTGTTCCACAGCCTGTACGCACCCGGCGGCAGCGCTTACGTCAACCAGCTGCGCGTCGATATCGACGGGCTCGACGTCGCGCGCTTCAGGGCTGCATGGCGTGCAGTGCTGGAGCGGCACGAGGTGCTGCGCACCGGTTTCCTCGTCGGCGAACCTGCCCTGCAATGGGTGGCCCGGCAGACCGAGTTGCCGATGGCCGAGCACGACTGGCGAGACCGTGCCGACGTGGCCGATGCGCTCGACGACCTGGCGCAGGCACAGCTCGCGCAGGGCTTCGACCTGGCGCAGCCACCGCTGATGCGGCTCGTGCTGGTGCATGCGCAGGACGGCAAGCATCATTTCATCTGGACCCTGCACCACCTGCTGCTGGACGGCTGGAGCACCTCGCAGCTGATGGGTGAAATGCTGCGGCACTACGCCGGTGAATCGCTGGCATCGCCGAGTGGACGTTATGCGGACTACATCGCTTGGCTGCAGCAGCGCGACGGCGCGGCCGACGAGCGCTACTGGCGCAAACAGCTGGGCCGTGTCGAAGGCCCCACATGGCTGGCCAACACCCTGCCCAAGCCGCGCGATGCGCAGGCGGGCCATGGCATGCACCGCTTCGAGATCGGAGCGCAGCGCACGCGCGCACTGATGGAAGCGGCCAAGCGCGAACGCGTGACCCTCAACACCCTGGTGCAAGCCGCCTGGGCCCTGCTGCTGGCCCGTCACACACGGCAGCGCACAGTGAGCTTCGGCGCCACCGTGGCGGGCAGGCCGGTGGAACTCCCCGGTGCGCAGCAGATGCTGGGCCTGTTCATCAACACGCTGCCGGTCATCGCCACGCTGCAGCCGGCGCAAAGCGTTGGCGACTGGCTGCGCGAACTGCAGGCGCAGAACCTCGGTGCGCAGGAGCACGAGCACACGCCGCTCTACGAGATCCAGCGCTGGGCGGGCCAGGGCGGGCAAGACCTGTTCGACAGCATCGTGGTGTTCGAGAACTACCCGCTGGACCAGGCGCTGAAGCAGGGCGCGCCGGACAGGCTGCGCTTCGGCGAAGTCTGGAACCGCGAGGAGACGAACTACCCGATGACGCTCTCGGTCAACCAGGGCGAGACGCTGGTGCTGAGTTACAGCCATACGCGCAGCCAGTTCGGCAAAGCGCTCGTGCAGACGCTGGCGCGCCGCATGGAGACGCTGCTCGAAGCGCTCGCGCACGCACCGGGTGCTCGGGTGGGCGACATCGGCCTGCGGGACGAATGCGATTCACCGCAACCCGAACCCGCGAAGAACGTGCACGACGGCGGCACCGGACAACCCGTGCACCGCTGGTTCGAACGGCAGGCCGCGTTGCATCCCGATGCGACGGCGGTGGTCTTCGGCGATGAAAGCCTGAGCTATGCCGAACTCGATGCACGCGCCAACCGGCTCGCACACCGGCTGATCGGCCTCGGCGTGGCGCCGGAGGTGAAGGTGGGCATCGCGGTGGAACGCTCCATCGAGATGGTGGTGGGCCTGCTCGCCATCCTGAAGGCCGGTGGCGCCTACGTGCCGCTCGACCCCGAGTACCCCGTCGAACGCCTGGCCTACATGATCGCGGACAGCGGCATTCGCCTGCTGCTCACGCAAAGCCATGTGGCGCCGAAGCTCCCGCTGCATGGCGACATGCATGTGCTGGCGCTCGATACGGCCGACTTGGCCGTGGAGCCCGCGCATGCGCCCGAGGTGGCGGTGCATGCCGAGCACCTGGCTTACGTCATCTACACCTCGGGCTCCACCGGCCGTCCCAAGGGAGCGCAGCTGAACCACCGCAACGTCACGCGGCTGCTCGACTCGACGCAGCCTTGGTTCGGCTTCGGCCCGCAGGACGTGTGGACGAACTTCCACTCCTGCGCCTTCGACTTCTCGGTGTGGGAAATCTTCGGCGCGCTGTGCACCGGCGGCAAGCTGGTGGTCGTGCCGTTCTGGGTCAGCCGTTCGCCCGATGATTTCGTGGCGCTGCTGCGCGCGCAGCAGGTCACCGTGCTGAACCAGACGCCGTCGGCCTTCCGGCAGCTGATCCACGGCGCGGCGCTGGCCGCGGGCGAACGCCTGCCGCTGCGCTGCGTGATCTTCGGCGGCGAAGCGCTCGAGCCCGAAAGCCTGCGGCCGTGGATCGATCGCTTCGGCGACCGGCAGCCGCAGCTCGTCAACATGTACGGCATTACCGAGACCACCGTGCACGTGACCTATCGGCCGATCGTGCGCGCCGACCTCGACGAGCAGAGCAGCCCGGTGGGCGCCTGCATCCCGGACCTCGGCCTGTGGGTGCTCGACAGCGACCTCAACCCGCTGCCTGCCGGCGTGGCTGGCGAGCTCCATGTCTCGGGCGCGGGCCTGGCGCGCGGCTACCTGAACCGGGCCGGCCTGAGCGCAGAGCGTTTCGTGGCCGCGCCTTTCGGCCCTGCGGGCGGCCGGCTGTACCGCACCGGCGACCTGGTGCGTTGGCGCGATGACGGCGAGCTCGACTACCTCGGACGCATCGACCACCAGGTGAAGATCCGCGGCTTTCGTATCGAGCTCGGCGAGATCGAGGCGCAATTGCTCGCGCAGCCCGAAGTGCGCCAAGCGGTGGTGCTTGCGAAGGAGGGCGCGGGCGGTACGCGGCTGGTGGCCTATGTGTCCGCGCGGACGGGGCAGACGGCGGATGCGGTGGCGCTGCGCGAGCGGCTGCTGCGGAAGCTGCCGGACTACATGGTGCCGGCGGCCCTGATGGTGCTCGATGCCGTGCCGCTGAATTCGAACGGCAAGGTCGACCGCAAGGCGCTGCCCGATCCGGAGCTTGCGAGCGGCAGTGCGTATGCGCCGCCCATGGGGGAGGTGGAGAGCGCGCTCGCTGCCATCTGGACCGAAGTGCTCGAGGTGGACCGCGTCGGTCGCAACGACAACTTCTTCGAGCTGGGCGGCCACTCGCTGAGCCTGCTGGCCGTGCAGACCAAGGTGCAGAAGCAGTTCGCGGTGCAGCTGCCGCTCAAACGCTATTTCGAAAACCCGACGCTGGCCGCGATGGCCGACGTCGTGCAGGAAGAGGTCGGCACTGCGGCAGCGGGAGGGTCTGACGACCTTGCGCAGATGGCCGCGCTGCTCGACCTCATGGAGGATTGA